In the genome of Staphylococcus durrellii, one region contains:
- a CDS encoding recombinase family protein encodes MMNVTTTTIRVAPYVRVSSLKQVDNYSVSAQLAEIEKYCKVNDYEMLPPYIDNGISGAEMKNRPGLQQMLKDLKDNKLDKIVVWKLTRLGRSMKDILQIIEECEKNNTSFYSVSEHLGIDTDMNKLMLNIMGSLGEYERTILRDNIRIGASNKASEGKSVGGQTPYGYDRIDGHLIVNQHESRVVKDIYQMYSQGMSFTAIANVLNDRHEVTKLGKPHSKDSVSYILENQVYLGLVVYNQYVDWKKKGRKGYNKEPIVTEGEHEAIISKKIWDKVQTQLKARKSRKRGNNKTDNLLTGLLKCKKCHANYVISNTINTLQDGSKRHFRYYICRTRKQKSDNCKNAPNIRADYIENYVFQNIKNLIRKPDLINNIVEAVNHKRTPDAAKIKHEIANKQFQIEDLRSRYDNLIKVIESDGSITESIKPTLLNYSQQINELETSIKRLESDKIKEHPRIDADTVMDIFDILFKNLKSANKSSLKAIYHLVIEHIYVKADKNNKKRFYITFKFNQEIVDTLLNNINPDEQLIDCSSSFLSEIPFETFFLELSI; translated from the coding sequence ATGATGAACGTAACTACAACTACCATTAGAGTAGCACCGTATGTTAGGGTTAGCTCACTTAAACAAGTTGATAATTATTCTGTTTCAGCCCAGCTAGCTGAAATTGAGAAGTATTGCAAGGTAAATGACTATGAAATGCTACCGCCTTATATCGACAATGGTATTAGTGGGGCAGAAATGAAAAATAGACCTGGTTTACAACAAATGCTTAAAGATTTAAAAGACAATAAGCTAGATAAAATAGTTGTCTGGAAGCTTACTCGTCTCGGGAGAAGTATGAAAGATATACTTCAGATTATTGAAGAATGTGAAAAAAATAATACCTCATTTTACTCTGTAAGTGAACACCTCGGTATTGATACTGATATGAATAAATTAATGTTAAATATCATGGGTTCGCTAGGTGAATATGAGAGAACAATACTGAGAGATAATATTCGTATTGGTGCTTCAAATAAAGCAAGTGAAGGTAAATCTGTAGGCGGTCAGACTCCTTATGGTTATGATCGAATTGATGGCCACTTAATTGTTAACCAGCACGAAAGTCGTGTTGTTAAAGATATTTATCAAATGTACAGTCAAGGTATGAGCTTTACTGCAATAGCAAATGTACTCAACGACAGGCATGAAGTAACGAAGTTAGGCAAGCCTCATTCTAAGGATTCTGTATCTTATATTCTTGAAAACCAAGTATACCTCGGTTTGGTCGTTTATAATCAATATGTTGACTGGAAGAAAAAAGGTCGTAAAGGATATAATAAGGAACCTATTGTTACTGAAGGTGAACATGAAGCCATTATTTCTAAAAAGATATGGGATAAAGTCCAAACGCAACTTAAAGCAAGAAAAAGTCGTAAACGTGGTAATAATAAAACAGATAATCTCTTGACTGGCTTACTGAAATGTAAAAAATGTCACGCAAACTATGTCATTTCGAATACCATAAATACACTTCAAGATGGAAGTAAACGACATTTTCGTTATTATATTTGTAGGACACGTAAGCAAAAAAGTGACAATTGCAAAAATGCGCCTAATATTCGTGCTGATTACATAGAAAACTATGTATTTCAAAATATTAAAAATTTAATTCGTAAACCTGATTTAATTAATAATATTGTAGAAGCTGTTAATCATAAAAGGACACCTGACGCTGCCAAGATTAAACATGAAATCGCCAATAAACAGTTTCAAATTGAAGATTTAAGATCTAGATATGATAATTTAATTAAAGTCATAGAAAGTGATGGAAGTATCACTGAATCAATCAAACCAACTTTACTTAATTATAGCCAACAAATTAATGAACTAGAAACAAGTATTAAACGCTTAGAAAGTGATAAAATCAAAGAGCATCCTAGAATAGATGCGGATACAGTTATGGATATTTTTGATATTTTATTTAAGAATTTAAAAAGCGCTAATAAATCCTCATTAAAAGCAATTTATCATCTAGTGATTGAACATATTTATGTTAAAGCTGATAAGAACAACAAAAAACGCTTTTATATTACTTTTAAGTTCAATCAAGAAATCGTAGACACTTTACTAAATAATATTAATCCAGACGAACAATTAATTGATTGTTCGTCTTCTTTTTTATCTGAAATCCCTTTTGAAACATTTTTCCTAGAGCTTAGTATATAA